A genomic segment from Alkalilimnicola ehrlichii MLHE-1 encodes:
- a CDS encoding aldehyde ferredoxin oxidoreductase family protein, with translation MAWAGKILRVNLTAGEISPEPLNMDWARDYLGQRGLASKYLYEEIDPACDALGPENKLIMATGPLTGTMASTGGRYSVVTKSPLTGAIACSNSGGFIGAEIKMAGWDMIIFEGASATPVYLYLEDDRAELRPAETLWGKSVWDTDAELHRMHQDPELRIACVGRSAEAGCLYAGVINDLHRAAGRSGVGTVMAAKGLKAVAVRGTRGVGNIHDPMRFLQATEQGKKILADNEVTGQGLPTYGTQVLMNVINEMGAMPTRNMREVQFEGAHKISGEAMHEPRPTDQRPNLTTNAACFGCTIACGRISRIDNGHFTVEHKPKYWGNSGGLEYEAAWALGSDTGVDDLEALTYANFLCNEDGFDPISFGATVAAAMELYENGAITDAHTDGLQLRFGSAEALSRCAELVAAGEGFGKDLGLGSKRLCEKYGQPELSMTVKGQEFPAYDPRGIQGMGLAYATSNRGACHLRGYTVSSEVLGIPEKTDPLTTEGKPKLVKAFQDAAAMVDSSGLCLFTTFAWTPDDIAPQIDAACGGGWDTERLLEMGERIWNLERDFNNRAGLTGADDTLPKRLLKEAAKVGPAKGRANDLGEMLPRYYEIRGWTPDGQVSETTRQRLRL, from the coding sequence ATGGCTTGGGCAGGCAAGATCCTCCGGGTCAATCTCACCGCCGGCGAGATCAGCCCGGAACCCCTAAACATGGACTGGGCCCGGGACTACCTCGGGCAGCGCGGCCTGGCGAGCAAGTATCTCTATGAGGAGATTGACCCCGCCTGCGATGCCCTGGGCCCGGAGAACAAGCTGATCATGGCCACCGGTCCGCTCACCGGCACCATGGCCTCCACCGGCGGGCGCTACTCCGTCGTCACCAAGAGCCCGCTCACCGGCGCCATCGCCTGTTCCAACTCGGGGGGCTTCATCGGTGCCGAGATCAAGATGGCCGGCTGGGACATGATCATCTTCGAGGGCGCCTCCGCTACCCCGGTCTACCTCTACCTGGAGGACGACAGGGCCGAGTTGCGACCGGCGGAGACCTTATGGGGCAAATCGGTATGGGACACCGACGCCGAGCTCCACCGCATGCACCAGGACCCGGAGCTGCGCATCGCCTGTGTGGGTCGATCCGCCGAGGCCGGCTGCCTCTATGCGGGCGTCATCAATGACCTGCACCGCGCTGCCGGCCGCTCCGGCGTGGGCACGGTGATGGCGGCCAAGGGGCTGAAGGCGGTGGCGGTACGCGGCACCCGGGGGGTGGGCAATATCCACGACCCGATGCGCTTCCTGCAGGCCACCGAACAGGGCAAGAAGATCCTCGCCGACAACGAGGTCACCGGCCAGGGGTTGCCCACCTACGGCACCCAGGTGCTGATGAACGTCATCAACGAGATGGGGGCCATGCCCACCCGCAACATGCGGGAGGTGCAGTTCGAGGGCGCCCACAAGATCTCCGGAGAGGCCATGCATGAGCCCCGGCCCACGGACCAGCGCCCGAACCTCACCACCAATGCCGCCTGCTTTGGGTGCACCATCGCCTGCGGGCGCATCAGCCGCATCGACAACGGCCACTTCACCGTCGAGCACAAGCCCAAGTACTGGGGTAACTCCGGCGGGCTGGAGTACGAGGCGGCCTGGGCCCTGGGCTCGGACACCGGTGTGGACGACCTGGAGGCGCTGACCTACGCCAATTTCCTCTGCAATGAGGATGGCTTCGATCCCATCTCCTTCGGCGCCACCGTCGCCGCCGCCATGGAGCTCTACGAGAACGGGGCCATCACCGATGCCCACACGGACGGGCTGCAATTGAGGTTTGGCTCGGCCGAGGCGCTGAGCCGCTGTGCCGAGCTGGTGGCCGCCGGGGAGGGCTTTGGCAAGGACCTGGGCCTGGGCTCGAAACGGCTCTGCGAGAAGTACGGCCAACCGGAACTGTCGATGACGGTAAAGGGCCAAGAGTTTCCGGCCTACGACCCGCGCGGCATTCAGGGCATGGGGCTGGCCTACGCCACCTCCAACCGGGGTGCCTGCCACCTCCGCGGCTATACCGTCTCCTCCGAGGTGCTGGGTATCCCCGAGAAGACCGATCCGCTCACCACCGAGGGCAAACCGAAGCTGGTGAAGGCCTTCCAGGACGCGGCCGCCATGGTGGACTCCTCCGGGCTGTGCCTGTTCACCACCTTCGCCTGGACCCCCGACGACATTGCCCCGCAGATCGACGCCGCCTGCGGCGGCGGCTGGGACACCGAGCGGTTGCTGGAGATGGGCGAACGGATCTGGAACCTGGAGCGTGACTTCAACAACCGCGCCGGTCTGACCGGGGCGGACGACACCCTGCCCAAACGCCTGCTCAAGGAGGCGGCGAAAGTCGGGCCGGCCAAGGGCCGGGCCAACGACCTGGGCGAGATGCTGCCCCGCTATTACGAGATCCGCGGCTGGACACCGGACGGCCAGGTTAGCGAGACCACCCGTCAGCGACTGCGCCTGTAG
- a CDS encoding 4Fe-4S dicluster domain-containing protein — protein MQHVLKLEPALCTGCLQCEMACSYENTGAFNPARSRVKVFTFHEEGSFAPYTCTQCDEAWCMHSCPVEAITVDLDTGAKVVDEDVCVGCKVCTIACPFGTVNYEEASGKVAKCDLCGGDPWCAKACPTGAITWVPADTAGLERMRAWAYQAPRPQPTHTKAPREKSVETFHPGNAGGQ, from the coding sequence ATGCAGCATGTCCTGAAACTGGAGCCGGCCCTGTGCACCGGCTGCCTGCAGTGTGAGATGGCCTGTTCCTATGAGAACACCGGCGCATTCAATCCGGCCCGTTCCCGGGTCAAGGTGTTCACCTTTCATGAGGAGGGGAGCTTCGCGCCCTATACCTGTACCCAGTGTGACGAGGCCTGGTGCATGCACAGCTGCCCGGTGGAGGCCATCACGGTGGACCTGGATACGGGGGCCAAGGTGGTGGACGAGGATGTCTGTGTCGGCTGCAAGGTCTGCACCATCGCTTGCCCCTTCGGCACGGTGAACTACGAGGAGGCGAGCGGCAAGGTGGCCAAATGCGACCTGTGCGGCGGCGACCCCTGGTGCGCCAAGGCCTGCCCCACCGGCGCCATCACCTGGGTGCCGGCGGATACCGCCGGGCTGGAGCGCATGCGGGCCTGGGCCTATCAGGCCCCGCGGCCGCAACCGACCCACACCAAGGCACCGCGTGAAAAATCCGTGGAAACCTTCCACCCCGGCAACGCGGGAGGGCAGTGA
- the folE gene encoding GTP cyclohydrolase I FolE has translation MSERIEAAYRRILQDLGEDPDREGLKDTPARAAKAMRFLTKGYQEDLDQVLNGAVFSSDNDEMVIVRNIELYSLCEHHLLPFIGRAHVAYLPDGKVIGLSKVARIVDMYARRLQIQENLTRQIALAVQQVTGGKGVAVYINARHLCMMMRGVEKQNSEMSTSVMLGDFRENPKTRNEFLQLIRTP, from the coding sequence ATGAGCGAGCGAATTGAAGCGGCCTACCGGCGAATCCTGCAGGACCTGGGCGAGGATCCCGACCGGGAGGGTCTGAAAGACACCCCGGCCCGGGCGGCGAAGGCCATGCGATTCCTGACCAAGGGCTATCAGGAAGACCTGGACCAGGTGCTGAACGGTGCCGTGTTCAGCTCCGACAATGACGAGATGGTGATTGTCCGCAACATCGAGCTGTACTCCCTGTGCGAGCATCACCTGCTTCCCTTCATTGGCCGGGCGCACGTGGCCTACCTGCCGGATGGCAAGGTGATCGGCCTGTCCAAGGTGGCCCGCATCGTGGACATGTACGCCCGGCGCCTGCAGATCCAGGAGAACCTCACCCGCCAGATCGCACTGGCGGTGCAGCAGGTCACCGGCGGCAAGGGGGTGGCGGTCTATATCAATGCCCGGCATCTGTGCATGATGATGCGTGGGGTGGAGAAGCAGAATTCCGAGATGAGCACCTCGGTGATGCTCGGTGATTTCCGCGAGAACCCCAAGACCCGCAACGAATTCCTGCAACTCATCCGCACCCCCTGA
- the folX gene encoding dihydroneopterin triphosphate 2'-epimerase — MVEKEPALIRIKNLRLRTYIGFKPEEQEKLQDVVINLEIRYDALAAAVSDSVDKALDYKRLTKEIIAHVEGHRFLLLEKLVHDLLQLALAHPLVQEVAVEVDKPHALRFADSVALRMTARRDTAGAGVA, encoded by the coding sequence ATGGTCGAGAAGGAACCGGCCCTTATCCGGATCAAGAACCTGCGCCTGAGGACCTATATCGGCTTCAAACCGGAGGAGCAGGAGAAGCTGCAGGACGTGGTGATCAACCTGGAGATCCGATACGACGCCCTGGCGGCGGCGGTGAGCGACAGCGTGGACAAGGCGCTGGATTACAAGCGGCTCACCAAGGAGATCATCGCCCATGTGGAGGGGCATCGGTTTCTGCTGCTGGAGAAGCTGGTCCACGATCTGTTGCAATTGGCGCTGGCCCACCCATTGGTGCAGGAGGTCGCCGTGGAGGTGGATAAGCCCCACGCCCTGCGTTTTGCGGATTCGGTGGCCCTGCGCATGACCGCCCGGCGCGACACCGCGGGTGCCGGCGTGGCTTGA
- a CDS encoding sensor domain-containing diguanylate cyclase, with protein sequence MAAWLIALFLALPGLAGAELQLKRLDHHDPHPPPVHLLPAGQVLDASRPINLGLSSRPVWLHLEISAPPPRVLHLDNPLLHDVRLLRVDSAGDLHWAPVPRRTMARLGGGSSEAWRPIFDVTPGQYLLRIESTQALRFDLRLQSPEALVGDWRAFTLAQGLFLGLVLALAAYNTILLFRLRDASYLWYVGFILGLAGYFVFQKGLTHEFWPGLGIALNEALMFTALSLGCASAMWFCRRFLMTEQRDPAMDRLLPIAALCSLALAPLAWGLPGHATLLYASAIGLLAMASYLFATARAIRDHDFPPARWLLLAWLVMVVGALLFTLAGLGLVPHHFVTYYGFQIGVSLQAVLLSLALADRIGLLQAEREALLNEQAQLRLTAYTDGLTGLYNRRYLDEFLARAVEDAERRQRELAVVMLDLDDFKPFNDRWGHQVGDRALQHLAYLMQEVVRGIDPVCRYGGEEFLLILPDRGLKEAEIVGRRLLTNLASRPMTGPCHPPLTLTATAGATAHRPGDNAARLLERADAALYEGKRAGKNRLVTAA encoded by the coding sequence TTGGCGGCGTGGCTCATCGCCCTGTTCCTGGCTCTGCCCGGCCTGGCCGGTGCCGAGCTACAGCTGAAACGGCTCGACCACCACGACCCCCACCCCCCGCCGGTCCATCTGCTGCCTGCCGGTCAGGTGTTGGACGCCAGCCGGCCCATTAACCTGGGGCTTTCATCGCGCCCGGTCTGGCTGCACCTGGAGATCTCGGCACCGCCCCCCCGGGTCCTGCACCTGGACAATCCACTGCTGCACGATGTGCGCCTGTTGCGGGTGGATAGTGCGGGGGATCTCCATTGGGCCCCGGTGCCCCGGCGGACCATGGCCCGGCTCGGCGGTGGCAGCAGCGAGGCCTGGCGCCCCATCTTCGATGTCACCCCGGGGCAGTACCTGTTGCGAATCGAGAGCACCCAGGCACTGCGCTTCGATCTCCGCCTGCAGTCCCCGGAGGCGCTGGTGGGCGACTGGCGTGCCTTTACCCTGGCGCAGGGCCTCTTCCTGGGGCTGGTCCTGGCCCTGGCGGCCTACAACACCATCCTGCTATTCCGGCTCAGGGATGCGAGCTACCTCTGGTACGTCGGCTTCATTCTCGGCCTCGCCGGCTACTTCGTGTTTCAGAAGGGGCTCACCCACGAGTTCTGGCCCGGCCTGGGGATAGCGCTCAACGAGGCGCTGATGTTCACCGCCCTTTCGCTGGGCTGCGCCAGCGCTATGTGGTTCTGCCGCCGTTTCCTGATGACCGAGCAACGCGACCCGGCAATGGATCGCCTGTTGCCGATAGCCGCCCTCTGCAGCCTCGCCCTGGCCCCGCTGGCTTGGGGCCTTCCCGGCCATGCCACACTGCTTTACGCCAGCGCCATCGGACTGCTGGCCATGGCCAGCTACCTCTTCGCCACCGCGCGCGCAATCCGCGACCATGACTTCCCACCCGCACGCTGGCTGCTATTGGCCTGGCTCGTCATGGTGGTGGGGGCCCTGCTCTTCACACTGGCCGGCCTGGGGCTGGTCCCTCATCACTTCGTAACGTACTACGGCTTCCAGATCGGCGTAAGCCTGCAGGCGGTGCTCCTGTCATTGGCCCTGGCCGACCGCATCGGCCTGCTCCAGGCGGAGCGGGAGGCGCTGCTGAATGAGCAGGCGCAGCTGCGCCTGACGGCCTACACCGATGGTCTCACCGGGTTGTACAACCGACGCTACCTGGACGAATTCCTGGCCCGTGCCGTGGAGGACGCCGAACGCCGGCAGCGGGAGCTGGCCGTAGTGATGCTGGATCTGGACGACTTCAAGCCGTTCAACGACCGCTGGGGCCACCAAGTGGGGGATCGCGCCCTGCAACACCTGGCCTACCTGATGCAAGAGGTGGTACGCGGCATCGATCCGGTGTGCCGCTATGGGGGGGAGGAGTTCCTGCTCATCCTGCCCGACCGCGGGCTCAAGGAGGCGGAGATTGTGGGGCGCCGGCTGCTCACCAACCTGGCCTCCCGGCCGATGACCGGGCCGTGCCACCCGCCCCTGACCCTCACGGCTACCGCCGGCGCCACCGCACATCGGCCAGGGGACAATGCCGCGCGGCTGCTGGAACGGGCGGATGCCGCCCTTTATGAGGGCAAACGGGCCGGCAAGAACCGCCTGGTCACGGCCGCGTGA
- the gltX gene encoding glutamate--tRNA ligase: MAKIKTRFAPSPTGYLHIGGARTALYSWLYARRHGGHFVLRIEDTDRERSTQESVNVILEGMSWLGLDYDEGPFYQTERFDRYRELTQRLLDEGLAYRCYCSKERLDALRQEQMANKQKPRYDGRCRDLTEPPEGAGEPVIRFRNPLDGEVVVEDRVRGRVVFRNSELDDLIIARADGTPTYNFTVVVDDMDMGITHVVRGDDHLNNTPRQVNLYRALGVEPPVFAHVPMILGEDGKRLSKRHGAVSVLQYRDQGYLPEAVLNYLVRLGWSHGDQEVFTLDEMVSLFDLEDINHSASTFNPQKLLWLNQQHIMRAEPAHVARYLAHHLGERDIDPADGPPLEAVVAAQQERAKTLVEMAENSLFFYRDPADYEPKAARKNLKPETEAALVRVRDLLSELEDWRPEAIHECVLKAAEVLELKLGKVAQPVRVAVSGGPVSPPIDQTLALLGKEATLRRIQAAIDWIDRQAAG; the protein is encoded by the coding sequence ATGGCCAAGATAAAAACACGCTTCGCTCCCAGCCCCACCGGTTACCTGCACATCGGCGGGGCCCGCACGGCGCTCTATTCCTGGCTTTATGCGCGCCGGCACGGCGGTCATTTCGTACTGAGGATCGAGGACACCGACCGGGAGCGCTCCACCCAGGAGTCGGTCAATGTCATCCTTGAGGGGATGAGCTGGTTGGGCCTGGACTACGATGAGGGGCCCTTTTACCAGACCGAGCGCTTCGACCGCTACCGCGAACTCACCCAACGCCTGCTGGACGAGGGCCTGGCCTACCGCTGTTACTGCTCCAAGGAGCGCCTGGACGCGTTGCGCCAGGAACAGATGGCCAACAAGCAGAAACCGCGCTATGACGGTCGCTGCCGGGATCTGACCGAGCCGCCGGAAGGGGCCGGTGAGCCCGTGATCCGCTTCCGCAACCCCCTGGACGGGGAGGTGGTGGTCGAGGACCGGGTGCGGGGGCGGGTGGTGTTCCGGAACAGCGAGCTGGACGACCTGATCATTGCGCGCGCGGACGGCACCCCCACCTACAACTTCACCGTGGTGGTGGACGACATGGACATGGGGATCACCCATGTGGTGCGCGGTGATGACCACCTCAACAACACGCCCCGCCAGGTCAATCTCTACCGGGCCCTGGGGGTGGAACCGCCGGTCTTCGCCCACGTGCCCATGATCCTGGGCGAGGATGGCAAGCGGCTGTCCAAACGCCATGGGGCGGTGAGCGTGCTGCAGTACCGCGATCAGGGCTACCTGCCGGAGGCCGTCCTCAATTACCTGGTGCGCCTGGGTTGGTCCCATGGCGATCAGGAGGTCTTCACCCTGGACGAGATGGTGAGCCTCTTCGACCTGGAGGATATCAACCACTCCGCCTCCACCTTCAACCCGCAGAAGCTCCTGTGGTTGAACCAGCAACACATCATGCGCGCCGAGCCCGCGCATGTGGCCCGCTACCTGGCCCATCATCTCGGCGAGCGGGATATCGATCCCGCCGACGGGCCGCCCCTGGAAGCGGTGGTGGCGGCGCAGCAGGAACGTGCCAAGACGCTGGTTGAGATGGCCGAGAACAGCCTCTTCTTCTACCGTGACCCGGCGGACTATGAGCCGAAGGCGGCACGCAAGAACCTCAAACCGGAGACCGAGGCGGCGCTGGTCCGGGTGCGGGATCTGCTGAGTGAACTCGAGGACTGGCGCCCGGAAGCCATCCACGAGTGTGTGCTGAAGGCGGCGGAGGTCCTGGAGCTCAAGCTGGGCAAGGTGGCGCAACCGGTCCGGGTGGCCGTCTCCGGCGGCCCCGTGTCGCCGCCCATCGACCAAACCCTGGCGCTGTTGGGTAAAGAGGCGACCCTGCGCCGGATCCAGGCCGCTATCGACTGGATCGACCGGCAGGCGGCGGGTTGA
- a CDS encoding carboxymuconolactone decarboxylase family protein, with product MAEDWAKLAELMSGRMKEVAKGVPETARGFNQLKQVSGREGALDPATKSLIALALGIAAHCEGCLAFHAQAAAKHGATREQVQEMIAVAVQMGGGPAFVYGGMALEAFDEFAG from the coding sequence ATGGCAGAGGACTGGGCGAAGCTCGCCGAACTGATGAGCGGCCGCATGAAGGAGGTGGCCAAGGGCGTCCCGGAGACGGCCAGGGGTTTCAATCAACTCAAGCAGGTCAGTGGCCGGGAGGGGGCGCTGGATCCCGCCACCAAATCGCTCATCGCGCTGGCACTGGGTATCGCCGCCCACTGCGAGGGCTGCCTGGCCTTTCATGCCCAGGCCGCGGCCAAGCACGGTGCGACCCGGGAACAGGTGCAGGAGATGATCGCGGTGGCGGTGCAGATGGGGGGCGGCCCGGCCTTCGTCTATGGCGGCATGGCGCTTGAGGCCTTCGACGAGTTCGCCGGCTGA
- the mobA gene encoding molybdenum cofactor guanylyltransferase MobA: MPDTASSSQARPARQPGITGVVLSGGRARRMGGQDKGLLPLAGQPMIHWVLRALCPQVQRVLINANRHLYRYRALGHPVVEDSLPDYPGPLAGMLSGMEAAATEFIAIVPCDAPLLPHDLVKRLADARTRERADIATAYGAGRLQPTFALIRCDLAGDLRAYLTAGEGKIDRWYRRHRLAVVDLEAPPEAFLNVNTPNELAILDQRLREE; this comes from the coding sequence ATGCCGGATACCGCATCATCGTCCCAGGCCAGACCGGCGCGCCAACCGGGCATCACCGGGGTGGTGTTATCCGGGGGCCGGGCCCGCCGGATGGGGGGGCAGGACAAGGGGCTGTTACCCCTGGCCGGCCAGCCGATGATCCACTGGGTGCTGCGCGCCCTCTGCCCCCAGGTGCAGCGGGTGCTCATCAATGCCAACCGCCACCTGTACCGTTACCGTGCCCTCGGCCACCCGGTGGTGGAGGACAGCCTGCCGGATTATCCCGGCCCCTTGGCCGGGATGCTGAGCGGCATGGAGGCGGCCGCCACCGAGTTCATCGCGATCGTCCCCTGCGACGCCCCACTGCTCCCGCACGACCTGGTCAAACGGCTGGCGGATGCGCGGACACGGGAGCGGGCGGACATCGCCACCGCCTATGGCGCCGGCCGCCTGCAGCCCACCTTCGCGCTGATCCGGTGCGATCTCGCCGGGGACCTGCGGGCCTACCTCACCGCCGGCGAGGGCAAAATCGACCGCTGGTACCGGCGCCACCGCCTGGCGGTGGTGGACCTGGAGGCCCCGCCTGAGGCTTTCCTGAACGTCAATACACCGAACGAGCTGGCAATACTCGATCAACGACTGAGAGAGGAGTAG
- the yqeC gene encoding selenium cofactor biosynthesis protein YqeC: MQVGLIDALAADEGVVCLIGAGGKKTTMARLAWLQRDRAVGLSSTVFCAPLPDWLPHPVLTGDADQLAARAPATARAYPASPVAFYGAPERADRHTGLAPELIDRLHHGLHRRVTLVKADGARMRRIKAPGDNEPLLTPGCQRVIAVLSIKAVGRPLDHRVAHRPERVSEAVDLEPGGIIGPEHLARLLTGRGGLMRGLGGRRVTPLINMVDSDTDRARARRVAERVLENTERFDRVVLASMRREQALVELIRA, translated from the coding sequence GTGCAAGTGGGGCTGATCGATGCCTTAGCGGCCGATGAAGGCGTGGTGTGTCTGATCGGGGCCGGTGGCAAGAAGACCACCATGGCCCGGTTGGCCTGGCTGCAGCGGGACCGGGCTGTGGGGTTGAGCAGCACCGTGTTCTGCGCCCCCCTGCCCGACTGGCTGCCCCACCCTGTGCTCACTGGCGACGCGGACCAACTGGCGGCCCGCGCCCCGGCGACGGCGCGCGCTTACCCGGCCTCGCCGGTGGCCTTCTACGGCGCCCCGGAACGCGCCGACCGCCACACGGGGCTGGCCCCGGAGCTGATCGACCGGCTGCACCATGGGCTCCATCGCCGGGTCACACTGGTCAAGGCGGATGGCGCCCGGATGCGGCGCATCAAGGCCCCCGGCGACAATGAGCCACTGCTGACACCGGGCTGCCAGCGGGTGATCGCCGTGCTCTCGATCAAGGCGGTGGGTCGCCCCCTGGACCATCGGGTCGCCCATCGCCCGGAACGGGTCAGCGAGGCGGTGGACCTGGAGCCGGGCGGAATCATCGGGCCCGAACACCTGGCCCGGCTGCTGACCGGAAGGGGTGGCCTGATGCGTGGGCTGGGCGGGCGCCGCGTGACCCCGCTGATCAATATGGTGGATTCCGACACGGATCGCGCCCGCGCCCGCCGCGTGGCGGAGCGGGTCCTGGAAAACACCGAGCGCTTTGACCGGGTGGTCTTGGCGAGCATGCGCCGGGAGCAGGCGCTGGTCGAGCTCATCCGCGCCTGA
- a CDS encoding ArsR/SmtB family transcription factor, translating to MNDTLDIEQMTRNAAYASRFLKTLANERRLMILCHLVEGEKSVGELERLLQMRQPALSQQLTKLREEKLVATRRESRTIYYRMASDEALAVLGKLHELFCGAASDAEAG from the coding sequence ATGAATGATACTCTAGACATCGAACAGATGACCCGGAATGCGGCCTATGCCAGCCGTTTCCTGAAGACCTTGGCCAACGAGCGACGGTTGATGATCCTGTGCCACCTGGTGGAGGGGGAGAAATCGGTCGGCGAGTTGGAACGACTGCTGCAGATGCGCCAGCCGGCCCTCTCGCAGCAGCTCACCAAGCTCAGGGAGGAAAAGCTGGTGGCGACCCGCAGGGAGTCCCGCACCATCTACTACCGGATGGCCAGCGATGAGGCCCTGGCGGTGTTGGGCAAGCTGCACGAACTCTTCTGCGGCGCCGCCTCGGACGCAGAGGCCGGTTAG
- a CDS encoding SulP family inorganic anion transporter, with the protein MAVQAKHNGGAAHWLPLLGWLRAYRPEYLAGDLIAGAVVAVMLVPQAMAYAMLANLPPHVGLYASIIPPVAYALFASSRALAVGPVAIVSLMVASVAGAVAAPGSAEHLGAAVVLALLSGIVLLVMGMARLGFVTQFLSHPVLSGFITAAAVLIGFSQLRHVLGVEGGGDNLPAMVVALWQSLGQVNGVTLAIGLTSIGLLLWMQGPLKGLLVRSGLSAPVAGIAVKTAPLVVVVLGSLAVALPGLDEHFGVSVVGRVPEGLPDFALPAVDLPLWRELVWGAVLIALVGFLESASVAKSLAARDRERIDPDRELKGLGLANIGASLSGGYPVTGGISRSVVNYSAGARTPMAGVLSALLIVLVLLFLTPWLAWLPHASLAAIILVAVVGLVDLHTPRRIWQYSRSEAVTLLTTAAVVLVVGVEAGIVVGVLLSLGLYLWRTSRPHMAVVGRVPGTEHYRNVERHKVETDPRVLLVRVDESLYFPNTRYLEDRLQELVWGRDGVEHVVLICSAVNFIDASALESLEELAGQFADSGVTLHLAEVKGPVMDGLEQAGFTRHLRGGRVFLSTHEAMKALGPRRRWVVPT; encoded by the coding sequence ATGGCGGTGCAGGCAAAGCACAACGGCGGGGCCGCGCACTGGTTACCGCTGCTAGGGTGGTTGCGGGCCTATCGGCCCGAGTACCTGGCCGGGGACCTGATCGCCGGCGCGGTGGTGGCGGTCATGTTGGTGCCGCAGGCGATGGCCTACGCCATGCTGGCGAACCTGCCGCCGCACGTGGGCCTGTACGCGAGCATCATCCCGCCGGTGGCCTACGCCCTGTTTGCCAGCAGCCGGGCTCTGGCCGTGGGCCCGGTGGCGATCGTCTCGTTGATGGTCGCCAGCGTCGCCGGGGCCGTGGCGGCCCCGGGCAGCGCGGAGCACCTGGGTGCTGCCGTGGTCCTGGCCCTGCTCTCGGGGATCGTGCTGCTGGTTATGGGCATGGCCCGGCTCGGTTTCGTCACTCAGTTCCTGAGCCATCCGGTACTCTCGGGCTTTATCACCGCAGCGGCCGTCCTCATCGGCTTCAGTCAGCTACGCCACGTCCTCGGCGTGGAAGGCGGCGGTGACAATCTCCCTGCGATGGTGGTCGCGCTCTGGCAGTCCCTCGGCCAGGTCAACGGCGTCACCCTGGCCATCGGTCTGACCAGTATCGGCCTGCTGCTCTGGATGCAGGGCCCCCTCAAGGGCCTGCTGGTCCGCAGCGGACTCTCCGCGCCAGTGGCGGGGATTGCGGTGAAGACCGCCCCCTTGGTGGTGGTGGTATTGGGCTCACTGGCCGTGGCACTGCCCGGGCTGGACGAGCACTTTGGGGTCAGTGTGGTGGGGCGGGTCCCCGAGGGGCTGCCCGATTTCGCCCTGCCGGCGGTGGACCTGCCGCTCTGGCGGGAACTGGTTTGGGGTGCGGTGCTGATCGCGCTGGTCGGCTTTCTGGAGAGTGCGTCGGTGGCGAAATCACTGGCGGCGCGGGATCGCGAGCGCATTGACCCGGATCGCGAACTCAAGGGCCTGGGCCTGGCCAACATCGGCGCCTCGCTCTCCGGCGGGTATCCGGTGACCGGCGGGATCTCCCGCTCGGTCGTCAACTACAGCGCCGGGGCCCGCACGCCCATGGCGGGCGTGCTCTCCGCCCTGCTGATCGTGTTGGTGCTGCTGTTCCTGACTCCCTGGCTGGCCTGGTTGCCGCACGCCAGCCTTGCCGCAATCATCCTGGTCGCCGTGGTCGGTCTGGTGGATCTGCACACCCCGCGGCGGATCTGGCAGTATAGCCGTAGCGAGGCGGTGACGCTGCTGACCACCGCGGCGGTGGTCCTGGTCGTCGGCGTGGAGGCCGGGATCGTGGTCGGCGTGCTGCTCTCGCTGGGGCTTTACCTTTGGCGTACCAGCCGGCCGCATATGGCGGTGGTGGGGCGTGTGCCCGGTACGGAGCACTACCGCAATGTCGAGCGGCACAAGGTGGAGACCGATCCGCGGGTGCTGTTGGTCCGGGTGGACGAAAGCCTCTACTTTCCCAACACCCGCTACCTGGAAGACCGCCTGCAGGAGCTGGTCTGGGGGCGGGACGGGGTCGAGCACGTGGTACTGATCTGCAGCGCCGTCAATTTCATCGACGCCAGTGCCCTTGAGTCGTTGGAGGAGTTGGCCGGGCAGTTCGCGGACAGCGGGGTGACCCTGCATCTGGCCGAGGTCAAGGGCCCGGTGATGGACGGGCTGGAACAGGCCGGCTTCACCCGTCACCTGCGCGGCGGGCGCGTCTTCCTCAGCACGCACGAGGCCATGAAGGCGCTGGGGCCGCGGCGCCGGTGGGTGGTGCCCACCTGA